From the Pseudodesulfovibrio indicus genome, the window GGCCTGCGGCGCGCTCCGGCTCGCCCGGTTCAACGTTCAGGCCGCCACCACCTCCAAGAAGCATTTCGTGGGGCTGCCCATTCCCGCGGCGGCCTGCACCCTGGCGACCCTGGTGCTCTTCACCGAGTACGTGCCGCAGGAGTACATGCACTCCGTGGTTTCCGTGGGCACGTTGGTCCTCGTCTACGTGCTGTCCTTCTTCATGGTCAGCACCGTCCGCTTCTACTCCTTCAAAGAAATCAGCGCGTTCAAGGCCCATCCCTTCAGCTGGATGGTGACCGCGATCCTGCTCTTTTCGCTCATTGCCTCGCGCCCCAAGGTGCTCGGCTTCCTTTTCTTCCTGGGCTACCTCGTGTCCGGGCCTCTCTACACCCTTTTCCTACTATCCCGTACCAACAAGCGACTACTACGGGACAGCTCCAAGGAAGAGCTAGGCTAGCTCTCACCATCCCATATTAGTACGTCGTACTGACCCCTGATCGCCACGCTCCCCGTGCGGGTTTTGCGTTTGGCGGTTGCATACCCTTTGGCAAACATTTAGAACAGACACCCCGCAGAGGGTGAACCATCGGAGGATACCATGGACAGAGTGTACGTATTCGATACCACCTTGCGTGACGGCGAACAGTCCCCCGGCGCGACCATGAACCTGGATGAGAAGATCCGTATGGCCCGTCAGCTGGAGACCCTGGGCGTGGACATCATCGAGGCCGGCTTCCCCATCGCCAGCCAGGGCGATTTCGAGGCCGTCCAGGCCATTGCCGCCGCAGTGGAGAAACCGCAGATCGCCGGGCTGTGCCGCGCCGTTGTCGGCGACATCGACCGCTGCTGGGAGGCCATCAAGGACGCCCGGCACCCGCGCATCCACACCTTCCTCGCCACCAGCGAAATCCACATGAAGCACAAGCTGGGCAAGACCGCCGACGAGGTCATCGCGATGATCGAGAAGGCCGTTTCCCACGCCCGCCAGTACACCGACAACGTGGAGTTCTCCGCCGAGGACGCCTCCCGCTCGGACTGGGATTTCCTGGTCAAGGTCGCCGAGACCGCCATCGACGCCGGGGCCTGCGTGGTCAACATCCCGGATACCGTGGGCTACACCCAGCCCTTCGAGTATTACGAGTTGATCAAGTATCTCAAGGACAACGTGCGCAACATCGACAAGGCGATCATCTCCGTGCACTGCCACAACGACCTCGGCTCGGCCGTGGCCAACTCCCTGGCCGCCGTCCGGGCGGGTGCGCGACAGGTGGAGTGCACCGTGCTCGGCATCGGCGAGCGCGCGGGCAACGCGGCCCTGGAGGATTTGGTCATGGCGCTGAACACCCGCAAGGAGCTGTACGACGTCGAGACCGGCATCAACACCGAGCAGATCTTCCCGTCCTGCCGTCGCCTGTCGCAGATCATCGGCATGCCCATCCCGCCCAACAAGGCGATCGTCGGGGCCAACGCCTTTGCCCACGAATCCGGCGTGCACCAGGACGGCGTGCTCAAGAACCGGTTGACCTACGAGATCATGACCCCGGCCTCCATCGGGCGGACCTCCAACGACATCGTCATCGGCAAGCACTCCGGCTCCCACGCCGTGCGCAAGAAGGCCGAGGAGCTGGGCTATTCCTTGGACGAAGACCAGGTGAAGGTGCTCTTCAAGGCCGTCAAGGACTTGGCCGACAAGAAGGAGCAGGTCTTTGACGAGGACGTCGAAGCGCTCATCCTGGAGTCCGTGTACCGCCGCAAGGACCGCTTCCGGCTGATCGACATGTCCGTGTTTTCCGGCACGGGCGACGTCCCGCCGCACGCGGCCACGGTCATGGAGTTCGGCGCCGAAGGGGACGCCGAAACCCGCCGTACCAGCAATTTCGGCGAAGGTTCCATTGACGCCGTGTTCCAGTCCATCTACTCATTGGTGGGCGTCTCCCCGAAACTCGAATTCTATTCGGTCAACGCCGTGACCGAAGGTTCCGACGCCCTGGCCGGTGTCGCCGTGCGCATCGCGCACGACGGCGTCAAGGCCGTGGGGCGCGCCAACGACGGCGACGTGGTCAAGGCGAGCGCCCTGGCCATGATCAACGCGCTCAACCGCTTGGAAAAAGCCAAAGAGGAGAAATAGCCGATGGGCCAGACCTTAGCTGAAAAAATCCTGCAGAAACACACGGACCAGGAAGTCTCCGGGGCCGGACAGATCGTCCAGTGCCGCGTGGACATGGTGCTCGCCAACGACATCACCGCACCCCTGGCCATCAAGTCCTTCAAGGCCATGGGCGCCAAAAAGGTCTTCGACAAGGACAAGGTGTCGTTGGTCTGCGACCACTTCACCCCGAACAAGGACATCGATTCCGCCGAGCAGGTCAAGGTGGTCCGCGACTTTGCCGAGGAAATGGGCGTGACCCATTACTACGAGTGCGGCGAGGTCGGCGTGGAGCATGCCCTGTTGCCCGAGAAGGGCATCGTCGGCCCCGGCGACATCGTGGTCGGCGCGGACTCCCACACCTGCACCTACGGCGGGCTGGGCGCCTTCGCCACCGGCATGGGCTCCACCGACATCGGCGCGGCCATGGCGCTCGGCGAGACCTGGTTCAAGGTCCCGCCGACCATCCGCGTGAACCTGACCGGCACCCCGAAGAAATACGTCGGGGCCAAGGACTTCGTGCTCAACCAGATCGGCCGCCTCGGCGTGTCCGGCGCGCTGTACAAGGCGCTGGAGTACGGCGGCGACGCCGTGGACAACATGTCCCTGGAAGGGCGCATGACCATCGCCAACATGGCCATCGAGGCGGGCGGCAAGGTCGGCCTGTTCCCGGTGGACGCCAAGACGTTGGACTACGCCAAGAGCGCCGGGTTCTCCGGCGGCGAGATCATGACCGCCGACGCGGACGCCGTGTACGAGCGGGTGCTCGACATCGACGTCACCGACATGGACCCGCAGGTGGCCTGCCCGCACCTGCCCGACAACGTCAAGCCCGTGGACGAGACCGCCGGCCTGAAGATCCATCAGGCCGTCATCGGCTCCTGCACCAACGGGCGCATCGAGGACATGCGCCTGGCCGCCGAAATCCTCAAGGGCCGCAAGGTCGATCCCAAGGTCCGGTGCATCATCCTGCCCGCCACCCCGGCCATCTGGAAGGCGTGCATGAGGGAAGGGCTCATGGAGATATTCATGGATGCAGGCTGTATCGTGGGTCCGCCCACCTGCGGCCCCTGTC encodes:
- the pssA gene encoding CDP-diacylglycerol--serine O-phosphatidyltransferase, with translation MPRHKSVYLLPNLLTTASLFVGFLGLTWAIQGDYASCALCILASCVFDGLDGKVARITNTQSEFGVQLDSLADLVAFGVVPAMMTYLWLLNDFGRLGLMAAFLFMACGALRLARFNVQAATTSKKHFVGLPIPAAACTLATLVLFTEYVPQEYMHSVVSVGTLVLVYVLSFFMVSTVRFYSFKEISAFKAHPFSWMVTAILLFSLIASRPKVLGFLFFLGYLVSGPLYTLFLLSRTNKRLLRDSSKEELG
- a CDS encoding 2-isopropylmalate synthase; amino-acid sequence: MDRVYVFDTTLRDGEQSPGATMNLDEKIRMARQLETLGVDIIEAGFPIASQGDFEAVQAIAAAVEKPQIAGLCRAVVGDIDRCWEAIKDARHPRIHTFLATSEIHMKHKLGKTADEVIAMIEKAVSHARQYTDNVEFSAEDASRSDWDFLVKVAETAIDAGACVVNIPDTVGYTQPFEYYELIKYLKDNVRNIDKAIISVHCHNDLGSAVANSLAAVRAGARQVECTVLGIGERAGNAALEDLVMALNTRKELYDVETGINTEQIFPSCRRLSQIIGMPIPPNKAIVGANAFAHESGVHQDGVLKNRLTYEIMTPASIGRTSNDIVIGKHSGSHAVRKKAEELGYSLDEDQVKVLFKAVKDLADKKEQVFDEDVEALILESVYRRKDRFRLIDMSVFSGTGDVPPHAATVMEFGAEGDAETRRTSNFGEGSIDAVFQSIYSLVGVSPKLEFYSVNAVTEGSDALAGVAVRIAHDGVKAVGRANDGDVVKASALAMINALNRLEKAKEEK
- the leuC gene encoding 3-isopropylmalate dehydratase large subunit → MGQTLAEKILQKHTDQEVSGAGQIVQCRVDMVLANDITAPLAIKSFKAMGAKKVFDKDKVSLVCDHFTPNKDIDSAEQVKVVRDFAEEMGVTHYYECGEVGVEHALLPEKGIVGPGDIVVGADSHTCTYGGLGAFATGMGSTDIGAAMALGETWFKVPPTIRVNLTGTPKKYVGAKDFVLNQIGRLGVSGALYKALEYGGDAVDNMSLEGRMTIANMAIEAGGKVGLFPVDAKTLDYAKSAGFSGGEIMTADADAVYERVLDIDVTDMDPQVACPHLPDNVKPVDETAGLKIHQAVIGSCTNGRIEDMRLAAEILKGRKVDPKVRCIILPATPAIWKACMREGLMEIFMDAGCIVGPPTCGPCLGGHMGILAGGERAIATTNRNFKGRMGSLESEVFLSNPAVAAASAVAGEIINPAKL